In Vreelandella piezotolerans, one genomic interval encodes:
- a CDS encoding Na(+)-translocating NADH-quinone reductase subunit A: MIEVKKGLDLPITGAPEQRIDNAQPVRHVAILGTDYVGMKPTMEVQEGDKVKLGQLLFTDKKIDGVRFTAPAGGEVVAINRGEKRRLLSVVIKVDENEEAMTFASHDRGALAQLDRQTVVDQLVESGMWTALRTRPFSRTPAIDSVPADIFVTAVDTHPLSADPAFIINENAQAFEDGLKVLTRLTEGNVFLCTGANASVPGGDISGVKTESFAGPHPAGLVGTHIHYLSPVALHKKVWHIGYQDVIAFGKLFTEGKLDMSRIVAVGGPRAEKPRLLRTRIGASTEELLAGEIIQPEDTRVISGSVFSGAAAEGKVTYLGRFHNQVSLLEEGNKRTFMGWLSPGANRHSVMGIYLSKIKGLSNYAPTTSTNGSERAMVPVGNYERVMPLDVMPTQLLRSLIVGDIEVAMQLGCLELDEEDLALCTYVCPGKYEYGPILRDNLTMIEKEA, encoded by the coding sequence ATGATCGAAGTCAAAAAAGGCCTGGATCTCCCCATCACGGGAGCGCCCGAGCAGCGTATTGACAATGCGCAGCCTGTGCGTCACGTGGCAATCCTGGGCACTGACTATGTTGGCATGAAGCCAACCATGGAAGTTCAGGAAGGGGATAAGGTCAAATTAGGCCAGCTTCTCTTCACCGACAAGAAAATCGACGGCGTTCGTTTTACGGCGCCTGCCGGTGGTGAAGTGGTCGCTATTAACCGTGGCGAAAAACGACGTCTACTGTCTGTGGTCATTAAAGTCGATGAAAATGAAGAAGCGATGACATTTGCTTCTCATGATCGTGGCGCTTTAGCACAGCTCGATCGTCAAACCGTTGTCGACCAGCTCGTCGAGTCTGGCATGTGGACCGCTCTACGTACGCGTCCTTTCTCACGCACGCCAGCTATCGACAGTGTGCCTGCCGATATCTTCGTCACCGCCGTGGATACCCATCCGCTGAGCGCTGACCCCGCCTTTATCATCAACGAAAATGCTCAAGCATTCGAAGACGGCCTCAAGGTGCTAACCCGCCTGACCGAGGGCAACGTTTTTCTGTGCACCGGAGCAAACGCTTCCGTACCCGGCGGCGATATTAGCGGCGTCAAGACAGAAAGTTTCGCTGGGCCGCACCCGGCAGGCTTGGTAGGCACGCATATTCATTACCTTTCGCCCGTCGCGCTGCACAAAAAAGTGTGGCACATCGGTTATCAGGACGTGATTGCGTTCGGTAAGCTGTTTACCGAAGGTAAGCTGGACATGAGCCGCATCGTTGCGGTGGGTGGCCCGCGTGCTGAAAAGCCTCGTCTGCTGCGCACCCGTATCGGGGCGAGCACCGAGGAACTCTTGGCAGGTGAAATCATCCAACCAGAAGACACCCGTGTGATTTCTGGCTCGGTCTTCTCTGGCGCTGCCGCAGAAGGCAAGGTGACTTATTTGGGGCGTTTCCACAACCAAGTCAGCTTGCTGGAAGAGGGCAACAAGCGCACGTTCATGGGTTGGCTCTCTCCCGGTGCCAATCGCCACTCGGTGATGGGCATCTATCTTTCAAAAATCAAAGGCCTGAGCAATTACGCGCCGACCACCTCGACGAATGGTTCCGAGCGTGCCATGGTGCCGGTGGGTAACTACGAACGCGTCATGCCGTTGGATGTCATGCCAACGCAACTGCTGCGTTCGCTGATTGTGGGCGACATTGAGGTTGCCATGCAGCTTGGGTGTCTTGAGCTGGACGAAGAGGATCTGGCGCTATGTACCTACGTTTGCCCCGGCAAATACGAGTACGGCCCAATCCTGCGTGACAATCTCACCATGATCGAGAAAGAGGCCTGA
- a CDS encoding NADH:ubiquinone reductase (Na(+)-transporting) subunit B, whose translation MMGIRQTLDNLEPHFHKGGKYEKFYPLYEAVDTIFYSPPSVAKTTAHVRDGVDLKRIMITVWMCTFPAMFFGMWNAGWQANTAIEAGYASMNGWREAIMMTLAGGHDPSSLWANFVLGATYFLPIYLVTFVVGGFWEVLFAIKRGHEVNEGFFVTSVLFALILPATIPLWQVALGITFGVVIGKEIFGGTGKNFLNPALTGRAFLYFAYPAQISGDAVWVAADGYTGATALSMAFQDGMSALTNTYSWWDAFLGFVPGSVGEVSTLAILIGAAVLLWTKIANWRIMLGVFLGMVITSTLFNLIGSETNAMFAMPWYWHLVIGGFAFGMVFMATDPVSAAMTNQGRLVFGALIGVMTVLIRVVNPAFPEGIMLAILFANLFAPLIDHYFVQANVKRRLKRTGVPAEETA comes from the coding sequence ATGATGGGTATTCGACAAACACTCGATAATCTCGAGCCGCACTTCCACAAAGGTGGTAAGTACGAAAAGTTCTATCCGCTCTATGAAGCGGTAGATACGATTTTCTACTCGCCCCCCAGCGTTGCAAAAACCACCGCTCACGTGCGTGATGGCGTCGACCTGAAACGCATCATGATCACGGTATGGATGTGCACCTTCCCGGCCATGTTCTTCGGTATGTGGAACGCAGGCTGGCAGGCGAACACTGCCATCGAAGCGGGTTATGCCTCCATGAACGGCTGGCGCGAAGCCATCATGATGACCCTCGCGGGCGGTCATGATCCCAGCAGCCTGTGGGCTAACTTCGTTCTTGGCGCGACTTACTTCCTGCCCATTTACCTCGTGACGTTCGTCGTGGGTGGTTTCTGGGAAGTGCTGTTTGCCATCAAGCGTGGCCATGAAGTCAACGAAGGTTTCTTCGTGACCTCCGTGCTGTTTGCGCTGATTCTGCCGGCCACCATCCCGCTTTGGCAGGTCGCTTTGGGGATTACCTTTGGCGTCGTGATCGGCAAAGAGATCTTTGGCGGCACGGGTAAGAACTTCCTGAACCCCGCGTTGACGGGTCGCGCGTTCCTGTACTTTGCTTATCCGGCGCAAATTTCCGGTGATGCAGTGTGGGTCGCCGCCGATGGCTACACAGGTGCGACAGCGCTCTCCATGGCGTTTCAAGACGGTATGTCTGCGCTGACCAACACCTATAGCTGGTGGGATGCGTTCCTGGGCTTCGTGCCAGGTTCTGTGGGTGAAGTCTCGACCCTGGCTATCCTGATCGGTGCCGCCGTACTGCTTTGGACCAAGATCGCCAACTGGCGCATCATGCTGGGCGTCTTCCTGGGCATGGTGATCACCAGCACACTGTTCAACCTGATCGGCTCCGAGACCAATGCCATGTTCGCGATGCCGTGGTACTGGCACCTCGTCATTGGTGGTTTTGCCTTTGGTATGGTGTTCATGGCGACCGACCCAGTGTCTGCCGCGATGACCAACCAAGGTCGCTTGGTGTTCGGTGCCCTGATCGGTGTGATGACGGTCTTGATCCGCGTAGTCAACCCGGCTTTCCCGGAAGGCATCATGCTGGCCATTCTGTTCGCCAACCTGTTTGCGCCGCTGATCGATCACTACTTCGTCCAGGCCAATGTTAAGCGCCGTCTCAAGCGTACTGGCGTACCGGCCGAGGAGACTGCCTAA
- a CDS encoding Na(+)-translocating NADH-quinone reductase subunit C, translating to MAQGNNSIKKVLIVAFSLCIVCSVIVSTAAVALRPAQQLNQELDRKTNILNVARLYEPGMDVEETFSNQITARVVELETGDYTEQFDPSTFDGFEAARDPATGRTLSGDRDIAGLSRVENFATVYLVGDPENPDQIVLPIRGQGLWGRMMGFLSVEGDGNTIVSITYYDHSETPGLGAEVNNPRWQAQWEGKEIYSEEGDLSPEIHLTKGGASNEHEVDALSGATLTSNGVTNMLQFWLSEEGFAPYLAKFRSGTEPSDAEDTETDFDDVEGA from the coding sequence ATGGCACAAGGTAACAACTCCATCAAGAAAGTTCTGATTGTCGCTTTCTCGCTGTGCATCGTGTGCTCGGTCATCGTCTCGACGGCGGCCGTGGCACTGCGCCCAGCGCAGCAGCTCAATCAGGAGCTGGACCGTAAAACCAACATCCTCAACGTGGCGCGTCTTTACGAGCCAGGAATGGATGTGGAAGAGACGTTCAGCAATCAGATCACTGCCCGCGTCGTCGAGCTGGAAACCGGTGACTACACCGAACAGTTCGACCCCAGTACCTTCGATGGTTTCGAAGCTGCACGCGATCCGGCCACTGGCCGTACGCTGTCTGGCGATCGTGACATCGCGGGACTCTCGCGCGTAGAAAATTTCGCGACTGTGTACCTAGTAGGCGATCCTGAGAATCCTGACCAGATCGTTCTGCCTATTCGTGGACAGGGCCTGTGGGGCCGTATGATGGGATTCCTGTCGGTAGAAGGTGACGGCAACACCATCGTTAGTATCACTTACTACGACCACAGTGAAACGCCGGGCCTGGGTGCCGAAGTCAACAATCCGCGTTGGCAAGCCCAGTGGGAAGGTAAAGAGATCTACAGCGAAGAGGGCGACCTCTCTCCTGAAATCCACCTGACCAAAGGCGGTGCGAGTAACGAGCACGAAGTCGATGCGCTCTCCGGTGCTACGCTGACCAGTAACGGCGTGACCAACATGCTGCAGTTTTGGCTGAGTGAAGAGGGCTTTGCTCCTTACTTGGCTAAATTCCGCAGCGGAACCGAGCCATCAGACGCCGAAGACACCGAGACTGACTTCGACGACGTTGAGGGGGCCTGA
- a CDS encoding NADH:ubiquinone reductase (Na(+)-transporting) subunit D — protein MADVNAKGVLTAPIFKNNPIALQILGICSALAVTTSMSVSLVMSLAVIFVTSFSNLFVSLIRNHIPSSIRIIVQMTIIASLVIVVDQILKAYAYEMSKQLSVFVGLIITNCIVMGRAEGFAMSNTPGMSFLDGIGNGLGYGFVLMVVGFFRELLGAGSVFGFTVLPTIQNGGWYVPNGLLLLPPSAFFIIGLLIWVLRSVNPEQVEENEFKMKHNTKPKEAV, from the coding sequence ATGGCGGATGTAAATGCAAAAGGCGTTTTAACGGCGCCTATTTTCAAGAACAACCCCATTGCGCTTCAGATTCTGGGGATCTGTTCTGCACTGGCGGTGACCACCAGCATGAGTGTGTCGCTGGTCATGTCGCTGGCGGTTATTTTCGTAACCTCTTTTTCGAACCTGTTCGTATCGCTGATTCGGAATCACATTCCGTCTTCGATTCGTATCATCGTTCAGATGACCATCATTGCCTCGTTGGTCATCGTGGTCGACCAGATCCTCAAAGCCTATGCTTACGAAATGTCCAAGCAGCTGTCGGTGTTCGTCGGTCTGATCATCACCAACTGTATCGTAATGGGCCGCGCGGAAGGTTTCGCGATGTCCAATACGCCGGGCATGTCTTTCCTGGATGGTATCGGTAACGGCCTGGGCTACGGTTTCGTCCTGATGGTGGTAGGTTTCTTCCGCGAACTGCTGGGTGCTGGCAGCGTCTTCGGCTTCACCGTGCTGCCGACCATTCAGAATGGTGGCTGGTACGTGCCGAACGGTCTGCTGCTGCTGCCGCCGTCTGCTTTCTTCATCATTGGTCTGTTGATCTGGGTACTGCGCTCTGTCAACCCGGAGCAAGTCGAAGAGAACGAGTTCAAGATGAAGCACAACACCAAGCCGAAGGAGGCCGTGTAA
- the nqrE gene encoding NADH:ubiquinone reductase (Na(+)-transporting) subunit E codes for MEHYLSLFVASVFVENMALAFFLGMCTFLAVSKKVSSAIGLGIAVIVVLTITVPVNNLVFTYLLQEGALTWTGISGAENIDLSFLGLLSYIGVIAALVQIMEMFLDKYVPSLYNALGVFLPLITVNCAILGGVLFMVERSYNFGEAVVYGFGAGTGWALAIAALAGIREKLKYSDVPGGLQGLGITFITVGLMSLGFMSFSGIQL; via the coding sequence ATGGAACACTATCTGAGCCTTTTCGTCGCTTCGGTATTCGTCGAGAACATGGCACTAGCCTTCTTCCTGGGCATGTGTACGTTCCTCGCGGTATCCAAGAAGGTGTCTTCTGCCATCGGTCTCGGTATTGCGGTTATCGTCGTACTGACGATCACGGTGCCGGTCAATAACCTGGTATTCACGTACCTGCTGCAAGAAGGCGCGCTGACCTGGACCGGCATTAGCGGTGCTGAAAACATCGACCTGTCATTCCTGGGTCTGCTCTCGTACATCGGTGTTATCGCGGCCCTGGTACAGATCATGGAAATGTTCCTTGATAAGTACGTACCGTCGCTTTACAACGCCCTGGGTGTCTTCCTGCCGCTGATTACCGTTAACTGCGCCATCCTCGGTGGCGTACTGTTCATGGTGGAGCGTAGCTACAACTTTGGCGAGGCCGTGGTGTATGGCTTCGGCGCGGGTACCGGTTGGGCGCTAGCGATCGCTGCGCTGGCAGGCATTCGTGAAAAGCTGAAGTACAGCGACGTGCCGGGCGGTTTGCAGGGTCTTGGCATTACGTTTATCACCGTTGGCTTGATGTCGCTGGGCTTCATGTCCTTCTCTGGCATTCAGCTTTAA
- the nqrF gene encoding NADH:ubiquinone reductase (Na(+)-transporting) subunit F, protein MVDTSVILLGVVMFTVIVISLTAIILAARSKLVSSGDVTIEVNGDPEHTLKTQAGGKLLNTLAANGIFLSSACGGGGSCAQCKCRVEEGGGSILPTEESHFTMREKKEGWRLSCQVPVKQDMKVEVPEEVFGVKKWETEVTANPNVATFIKELNLKLPEGEEVAFRAGGYVQLVAPPYDIKFSDFDIEEEYRGDWEKFGLFDISHKNNEEIIRAYSMANYPEEKGLLKFNIRIATPPPGTSHPPGLMSTYVFSLKPGDKVTVMGPFGEFFAKDTDAEMIFVGGGAGMAPMRSHIFDQLKRLKSDRKISFWYGARSWRETFYNEEYDQLAEEFPNFEWHLALSDPQPEDNWEGPTGFIHNVLYENYLKDHPAPEDCEYYMCGPPMMNASVIKLLLDMGVEPENILLDDFGG, encoded by the coding sequence ATGGTTGATACATCTGTCATCTTGCTCGGTGTTGTCATGTTCACGGTCATCGTTATTAGCTTAACGGCGATCATTCTGGCAGCGCGCAGCAAGCTAGTGAGTAGCGGGGACGTGACGATCGAAGTCAACGGCGACCCCGAGCACACCCTGAAGACCCAAGCCGGCGGCAAGCTACTGAACACCCTGGCGGCCAACGGTATCTTCCTTTCCTCTGCGTGTGGCGGCGGCGGTTCCTGCGCCCAGTGTAAGTGCCGCGTGGAAGAGGGCGGCGGTTCTATCCTGCCGACGGAAGAGTCGCACTTCACCATGCGCGAGAAGAAAGAGGGCTGGCGCCTCTCTTGTCAGGTTCCTGTGAAGCAGGACATGAAAGTAGAAGTGCCGGAAGAAGTCTTCGGCGTGAAGAAGTGGGAAACCGAAGTAACGGCCAACCCGAACGTCGCGACCTTCATCAAAGAGCTCAACTTGAAGCTGCCCGAAGGCGAAGAAGTCGCTTTCCGTGCAGGTGGTTACGTTCAGCTCGTGGCTCCGCCTTACGACATCAAGTTCTCGGACTTCGATATCGAAGAAGAGTACCGTGGCGACTGGGAAAAGTTTGGTCTATTCGACATTTCCCACAAGAACAACGAGGAAATCATCCGCGCCTACTCCATGGCGAACTACCCGGAAGAGAAAGGTCTCCTCAAGTTCAACATTCGTATCGCGACGCCGCCTCCTGGCACCAGCCATCCCCCGGGTCTCATGTCGACCTACGTCTTCAGCCTGAAGCCGGGTGACAAGGTGACCGTCATGGGGCCGTTTGGTGAGTTCTTCGCTAAAGACACCGATGCCGAGATGATCTTCGTCGGTGGTGGTGCGGGCATGGCGCCGATGCGTAGCCATATCTTCGACCAGCTCAAGCGTCTGAAGTCCGATCGTAAGATTTCGTTCTGGTACGGTGCGCGCTCCTGGCGTGAAACCTTCTACAACGAAGAGTACGATCAGTTGGCAGAAGAGTTCCCCAACTTCGAGTGGCATCTAGCGCTCTCCGATCCGCAGCCGGAAGACAACTGGGAAGGCCCGACGGGCTTCATTCACAACGTGCTTTACGAAAACTATCTGAAGGACCATCCGGCTCCTGAAGATTGTGAGTACTACATGTGTGGGCCGCCCATGATGAACGCCTCCGTTATCAAGCTGCTGCTTGATATGGGGGTCGAGCCGGAAAACATCCTGTTGGATGATTTCGGCGGCTAA
- the nqrM gene encoding (Na+)-NQR maturation NqrM, with product MAIWLLVFGFMALIMGAMAVGVLMGRKPIAGSCGGLNQIGMKEGCDICGGKDEVCEEENRKRGSVRRRSDESRGADLGYDATRR from the coding sequence ATGGCAATTTGGCTACTGGTATTCGGTTTTATGGCGCTGATCATGGGGGCCATGGCCGTCGGTGTTTTGATGGGCCGTAAACCCATTGCAGGCTCCTGCGGCGGCTTGAACCAAATCGGCATGAAAGAGGGTTGCGATATTTGCGGTGGCAAAGACGAGGTTTGCGAAGAAGAGAACCGCAAACGTGGCAGCGTGCGCCGGCGCAGCGACGAAAGCCGCGGAGCAGATCTAGGCTATGATGCGACACGCCGTTGA
- the sthA gene encoding Si-specific NAD(P)(+) transhydrogenase — translation MAVHNYDVVVIGTGPAGESAAINAAKHGMRVAIIEKQTQVGGNCTHWGTIPSKALRHQVKQIMAFNTNRMFRDIGEPRWFSFPKVMERSRGTIDKQVEMRTTFYARNRIDLFHGVARFKDEHTVVVRDRQEGMEELVAKKIVIATGSRPYRPADINFRHPRIYCSDTILSLSHTPRTLVIFGAGVIGCEYASIFSGLGVKVDLINNRDSLLSFLDDEISDALSYHLRKHGVLIRHKEEYESVEGDEAGVVVRLKSGKKIRADAFLWANGRTGNTDSLGLENIGLEANGRGQLSVDEHYRTSIPHIYAAGDVIGWPSLASAAYDQGLNSCNELLEKEYRFVSDVPTGIYTIPEISSFGPNERELTEAKVPYEVGKAFFKDTARAQITGDTVGMLKILFHQDTLEILGIHCFGDQASEILHIGQAIMQQEGEANTLKYFVNTTFNYPTMAEAYRVAAQNGLNRVF, via the coding sequence ATGGCGGTTCACAATTACGATGTCGTGGTTATCGGGACCGGTCCCGCCGGGGAAAGCGCTGCCATCAATGCTGCCAAACACGGTATGCGGGTGGCGATCATCGAGAAACAGACCCAGGTCGGTGGTAATTGCACCCACTGGGGTACCATTCCTTCCAAAGCGCTGCGCCACCAGGTCAAGCAGATCATGGCGTTCAATACCAACCGGATGTTCCGCGATATCGGTGAACCGCGCTGGTTCTCTTTTCCCAAAGTCATGGAGCGCTCGCGCGGCACGATCGACAAACAGGTCGAAATGCGTACGACATTCTACGCGCGCAATCGAATCGACCTCTTTCACGGCGTCGCGCGTTTCAAAGACGAACATACTGTCGTCGTTCGCGACCGCCAAGAGGGGATGGAAGAGTTAGTGGCCAAGAAAATCGTCATCGCCACCGGCTCACGCCCTTATCGCCCGGCGGATATCAATTTCCGTCATCCGCGCATCTACTGTTCCGATACCATCCTAAGCCTTTCCCATACCCCGCGTACGCTGGTGATTTTTGGCGCGGGTGTCATTGGCTGTGAGTACGCCTCCATTTTTTCGGGGTTGGGCGTCAAAGTCGATCTGATCAACAACCGCGATAGTCTGCTGTCGTTCTTGGACGACGAGATCAGCGATGCGCTCTCGTACCACCTACGCAAACATGGCGTACTAATTCGTCATAAGGAAGAGTACGAGAGCGTCGAGGGTGACGAGGCGGGCGTGGTGGTCCGCTTGAAATCCGGCAAGAAAATCCGCGCCGATGCGTTTCTTTGGGCCAACGGCCGCACGGGTAACACCGACAGTTTGGGGCTCGAGAACATTGGCCTAGAGGCCAACGGTCGTGGCCAGCTCAGCGTCGATGAACACTATCGAACGTCGATTCCGCATATTTATGCGGCAGGGGACGTGATCGGTTGGCCAAGCCTGGCCAGCGCCGCCTACGATCAGGGCTTGAACTCCTGTAACGAGCTCTTGGAGAAAGAGTACCGCTTCGTTAGCGATGTACCGACCGGTATCTATACGATTCCCGAGATCAGCTCCTTTGGCCCCAACGAGCGTGAGTTGACCGAAGCCAAAGTGCCCTACGAAGTGGGCAAGGCCTTCTTCAAGGACACCGCCCGTGCTCAGATCACCGGCGATACCGTGGGTATGCTCAAGATCCTGTTCCACCAGGACACGCTAGAAATTTTGGGTATCCATTGCTTTGGTGACCAAGCCTCCGAGATTTTGCATATCGGCCAGGCGATCATGCAGCAAGAGGGCGAGGCGAATACGCTCAAGTACTTCGTTAACACTACCTTCAACTACCCGACCATGGCCGAAGCTTACCGGGTCGCCGCGCAAAACGGTTTGAATCGCGTTTTTTAA
- a CDS encoding PA2778 family cysteine peptidase, which translates to MDRSVNARSAGVLVLSLLILLLTGCARSPVLLESTKASLTPQTELTDVPFYAQTEYQCGPATLAMVLNHEGVDVGLDELIPQVFLPGRDGSVQPEMLATVRRYERLAIPIRGTMDALLTHLEAGDPVVVMQNLALPAFPMWHYAVAIGFDLPNETLVLRSGEIERHTLSFSRFDATWARSERWGFVVSEPGSLPEGVTARNALEAISAYEEQHGTEKALSSWQAFVERFPQNPMGQFALGNALYADQQASASLSAFKSATELDPTMGAAWLNLAILQYQQERIDDARASLERAAALEGEWQPRARQLLESL; encoded by the coding sequence ATGGACCGTTCCGTTAACGCCCGCTCTGCGGGCGTTTTGGTGTTGAGCCTGCTGATCCTGCTGCTAACCGGCTGTGCCCGCAGCCCCGTGCTGCTGGAAAGCACCAAAGCAAGCCTTACTCCGCAAACCGAGCTTACCGACGTGCCGTTTTACGCCCAAACCGAGTATCAGTGCGGTCCGGCAACCCTGGCGATGGTACTCAATCACGAAGGCGTGGACGTCGGCTTGGACGAGCTGATTCCTCAGGTCTTTTTACCGGGCCGAGATGGCAGCGTGCAGCCAGAGATGTTGGCCACGGTACGCCGCTACGAACGGCTGGCGATTCCCATTCGCGGCACCATGGACGCCCTGCTGACGCATCTGGAAGCTGGCGACCCGGTCGTCGTGATGCAGAACCTCGCCCTGCCCGCCTTTCCCATGTGGCACTATGCGGTGGCGATTGGTTTTGATTTGCCGAACGAAACGCTGGTTTTGCGTAGCGGTGAGATCGAGCGGCATACCCTATCGTTTAGCCGATTCGATGCGACCTGGGCTCGTTCTGAGCGCTGGGGCTTTGTGGTCAGCGAGCCAGGCAGCCTACCCGAGGGCGTAACCGCACGTAATGCTCTGGAAGCGATTAGCGCCTATGAAGAGCAGCATGGCACCGAGAAGGCACTGAGTAGCTGGCAGGCGTTTGTCGAGCGCTTCCCACAAAACCCGATGGGGCAGTTTGCGCTAGGGAATGCGCTGTATGCCGACCAGCAGGCGAGCGCGTCACTGAGCGCGTTCAAGTCTGCCACGGAGTTAGACCCCACGATGGGCGCAGCGTGGCTGAACCTCGCTATTTTGCAATACCAACAAGAGCGCATCGACGACGCACGAGCATCGCTTGAGCGTGCCGCTGCGCTCGAAGGCGAATGGCAGCCCCGTGCACGGCAGCTGCTGGAGTCGCTGTAA
- a CDS encoding PA2779 family protein translates to MKTVRAYLSTLLIAALVLTSLPVVAAPTAPQGMDLVSTQSVLAGDRAGADRERINEILARADVQDQLLKQGVNPADVEARVAALSDAEAQQMAQQLEQLPAGAGVIGALFAVFVILLVTDILGLTDVYPFTR, encoded by the coding sequence ATGAAAACAGTGCGTGCTTACCTCTCGACCCTTTTGATTGCTGCGTTAGTGCTGACCAGCCTGCCCGTCGTGGCGGCCCCTACCGCTCCACAAGGTATGGATCTGGTATCGACGCAGTCTGTTTTAGCAGGCGACCGTGCTGGCGCTGACCGCGAGCGTATCAACGAAATCCTCGCCCGTGCCGATGTGCAAGATCAACTGCTCAAACAGGGCGTCAATCCCGCCGATGTCGAGGCGCGTGTTGCAGCCCTTAGCGATGCCGAAGCTCAGCAAATGGCACAGCAGCTCGAACAACTGCCTGCCGGTGCCGGTGTGATCGGCGCGCTGTTCGCGGTATTCGTCATTCTGCTGGTAACGGACATCCTAGGGTTGACCGATGTTTATCCGTTCACTCGCTAA
- the holA gene encoding DNA polymerase III subunit delta, whose product MKVFADQLPAALAKKLPKAVIVAGDEPLQHRDACDAVRAAARQAGIEEREVLDVEPNFAWGRLLETASNLSLFASNKLLELRLGNQKLGQEGTKALAQYADMMDGSDDLLLVSMGKVDAKQQKSAWFKALDKHGLFVPVWPVDASRLGYWLRDRASHHGLQIDLEAARLLGERTEGNLLAADQELQKLALIYPANTRLNVEHIAQGVEDSTRFDVFNLADACLKGEPSRASRIVHGLKSEGVEAPIVLWALTRELRTLLSLHQHLDQGQSFEHACKTQKPMIFDKRRPAYQKAIGRLSMKRLHKLLLMAQRLDLAVKGASVVPLWPGLHDLAMTMAGAKGILAETPWTYRISANN is encoded by the coding sequence GTGAAGGTATTTGCCGATCAATTGCCTGCCGCTCTTGCCAAGAAGCTGCCGAAAGCGGTGATCGTGGCGGGTGACGAGCCGCTTCAGCATCGTGACGCCTGCGATGCCGTCCGCGCCGCCGCCCGCCAAGCGGGTATCGAAGAGCGCGAAGTGCTGGACGTGGAGCCCAACTTTGCCTGGGGACGGCTACTGGAAACCGCCAGTAACCTCTCGCTGTTTGCCTCTAACAAGCTGCTGGAGCTGCGTTTGGGCAATCAAAAGCTGGGGCAGGAAGGCACCAAAGCGCTGGCGCAGTACGCAGACATGATGGATGGCAGCGATGATTTGCTGCTGGTCAGCATGGGCAAAGTCGATGCCAAGCAGCAGAAAAGCGCCTGGTTCAAGGCGCTGGACAAACACGGCTTGTTCGTGCCCGTTTGGCCGGTCGATGCCTCGCGCCTTGGCTACTGGCTGCGCGATAGGGCCTCGCATCACGGCCTGCAAATCGACCTGGAAGCGGCGCGCTTACTGGGTGAGCGCACCGAGGGCAATCTGTTGGCGGCGGATCAGGAACTACAGAAGCTGGCGCTGATCTACCCGGCCAACACTCGGCTCAACGTCGAACACATTGCTCAAGGCGTCGAAGACAGTACCCGCTTCGATGTCTTCAATCTGGCAGACGCCTGCTTGAAAGGCGAACCCAGCCGCGCCTCGCGGATCGTCCACGGCCTGAAGAGCGAAGGCGTGGAAGCGCCCATCGTCCTATGGGCGCTGACCCGCGAGCTGCGCACCCTGCTGTCCCTGCATCAGCATCTCGACCAGGGCCAGAGTTTCGAACACGCCTGCAAAACCCAAAAGCCGATGATTTTCGATAAACGCCGCCCGGCCTATCAAAAAGCCATTGGCCGACTCTCCATGAAGCGCTTGCACAAACTGCTGCTCATGGCGCAGCGCTTGGACTTGGCGGTCAAAGGCGCCTCTGTCGTACCGCTGTGGCCGGGGCTGCACGATCTGGCCATGACCATGGCCGGAGCCAAGGGCATTTTAGCGGAAACACCCTGGACCTATCGCATTAGTGCAAATAATTAG
- the lptE gene encoding LPS assembly lipoprotein LptE, protein MNRRRFLTLSTAASVAVLLSGCGFRLRGSESMPRLPALSLEGDDNSALAQQLRTRLQQLGTEVTSGAPWRVTLSTPSLQQRPIGTEGRASREHELTLSTSLSVQQRDTGAYALNDATVATSTRIRVSDDDLLNRETLFQEAQQTLTRQLAQRIIERLANLEALR, encoded by the coding sequence ATGAATCGCCGTCGCTTCTTGACCCTGAGTACTGCCGCCTCGGTGGCGGTGCTGCTCAGCGGCTGTGGGTTCCGCTTGCGCGGTTCGGAATCCATGCCACGTCTTCCTGCGCTATCGTTAGAGGGCGATGACAATAGCGCTCTCGCTCAGCAGCTTCGCACACGTCTGCAGCAACTGGGCACCGAGGTGACAAGCGGTGCGCCCTGGCGCGTGACGCTGAGCACCCCCTCGCTACAGCAGCGCCCCATTGGCACCGAGGGTCGCGCGAGCCGAGAGCATGAACTAACGCTGAGCACGTCGCTGTCGGTGCAGCAGCGCGATACCGGCGCGTACGCGTTGAACGATGCTACGGTGGCGACCAGCACGCGCATTCGCGTCAGCGATGACGACCTGCTGAACCGGGAGACGCTCTTCCAGGAAGCCCAGCAAACGCTGACCCGCCAGCTTGCCCAGCGCATCATCGAACGGTTGGCCAATCTCGAGGCGCTGCGGTGA